A portion of the Algisphaera agarilytica genome contains these proteins:
- a CDS encoding helix-turn-helix domain-containing protein: MGRVLKQDYRNDTFYRSGRPERGPAWFDCGVLIKNDLSLSYRNRVIEDRLVVVFLLQGSGLYVDGDGRAHRVKAGDLVPHVPGRRHSMVPDENGGWVEFFMQVPAVFFRALSDMGHLPDDDGIRHPGVRKDLLAGIDDLMDAVRDADELDAPRLLNQAHGLLNDFYRPASEVVGEGSHQAAIEAVCEALSGVDGAEVDVSAMAEAYGLSYERLRKLFREKVGLPPGEYRIRRRIDRARTMIAERGLSNKAVAFELGYPDPFAFSKQFKKYVGMSPSAFRAHL; encoded by the coding sequence ATGGGCCGAGTGCTGAAGCAGGACTACCGCAACGACACGTTCTATCGCAGCGGACGCCCCGAGCGGGGGCCAGCCTGGTTCGATTGCGGCGTGCTGATCAAGAACGATTTATCGCTTAGCTATCGGAATCGTGTCATCGAAGACCGGCTTGTTGTGGTTTTTTTGCTTCAAGGGAGCGGTTTGTACGTGGACGGCGACGGCCGGGCTCACCGCGTGAAGGCGGGCGACCTCGTTCCCCATGTCCCGGGCCGGCGCCACTCTATGGTTCCCGATGAGAACGGCGGGTGGGTGGAGTTCTTCATGCAGGTGCCCGCCGTGTTTTTCCGCGCCTTGTCGGATATGGGCCACCTCCCGGACGATGACGGGATCCGCCACCCCGGCGTGCGGAAGGACCTGTTGGCGGGGATTGACGACCTGATGGACGCGGTGCGGGACGCGGATGAACTCGATGCGCCGCGGCTGTTGAATCAGGCGCACGGCCTGTTGAACGACTTCTATCGGCCGGCCTCCGAGGTGGTGGGGGAGGGGTCGCACCAGGCCGCGATCGAGGCGGTGTGTGAGGCGTTGTCGGGGGTGGATGGGGCGGAGGTGGATGTGTCGGCCATGGCCGAGGCGTACGGCTTGAGTTACGAGCGGCTGAGGAAATTGTTCCGGGAAAAGGTGGGGCTACCGCCGGGCGAGTACCGCATCCGACGCCGGATCGACCGGGCCCGCACGATGATCGCCGAGCGGGGGTTGAGCAACAAGGCGGTCGCTTTCGAGCTGGGGTACCCCGACCCGTTTGCGTTCTCCAAGCAGTTCAAGAAGTACGTAGGGATGAGCCCTTCGGCGTTTCGGGCGCACCTGTAA
- the rnc gene encoding ribonuclease III translates to MPEETFDVLGYRFNNTDLLEEALTHASSADDRRKSNERMEFLGDAILGYVVCEYLYQNFPDLLEGDMTKIKSAVVSRRVCAEVTIAIKLDALLNLGKGMSGRPSLPASVAAAVLESIIAAIYLDGGMEAAKDFIVKHMEPYIHEAATSRHQQNFKSVLQQLSQKLLPCNPTYILLDEKGPDHAKAFEVCIEIEGRRFSSAWANSKKQAEQQAALNALTELGLATKDEQGLVHLAEGDELPETLDLSAASPEQG, encoded by the coding sequence ATGCCCGAAGAAACGTTTGATGTACTGGGATATCGGTTCAATAACACCGACCTTCTTGAGGAAGCCCTCACCCACGCCTCCTCCGCGGACGACCGCCGGAAGTCCAACGAGCGGATGGAGTTCCTCGGCGACGCCATCCTCGGCTACGTCGTCTGCGAATACCTCTACCAGAACTTCCCGGACCTGCTCGAAGGCGACATGACCAAGATCAAGTCGGCGGTGGTCTCTCGCCGGGTCTGTGCCGAGGTCACCATCGCGATCAAACTCGACGCCCTGCTCAACCTCGGCAAGGGCATGTCGGGCCGGCCGTCCCTGCCCGCCAGCGTCGCCGCCGCGGTGCTCGAATCGATCATCGCCGCGATCTACCTCGATGGGGGCATGGAGGCCGCCAAGGACTTCATCGTCAAGCACATGGAGCCGTACATCCACGAAGCCGCCACGTCTCGGCACCAGCAGAACTTCAAGAGCGTGCTGCAACAACTCTCGCAGAAGCTGCTGCCCTGCAACCCGACCTACATCCTGCTCGATGAAAAAGGGCCGGACCACGCCAAGGCGTTTGAGGTGTGCATCGAGATCGAGGGCCGCCGGTTCAGCTCCGCCTGGGCCAACTCCAAGAAGCAGGCCGAGCAGCAGGCCGCGCTCAACGCCCTGACCGAGTTGGGTCTGGCCACCAAGGATGAGCAAGGCCTGGTTCATCTGGCCGAAGGCGACGAGTTACCCGAGACACTCGACCTGAGCGCCGCCAGCCCCGAGCAAGGCTAA